In the Dermacentor andersoni unplaced genomic scaffold, qqDerAnde1_hic_scaffold ctg00000143.1, whole genome shotgun sequence genome, TCAAATTTTCTTCACAGAATCATTTCGCCACTCGTTGGAAAACGTGCCACGCACATACGCAACACGTACGACTTCATTGAAAAGGTTAAAGGGACAAGCGTCCACCCCGATGAAGTCTTAGTTTCTTTTGACGTGGTCTCACTGTTTACAAGCGTACCAATAGACATGGCCGTGGAAGTTTGCGTCGCCGCCCTTGACGAAGACCCGACGTTGCCTGACAGATCCCCCATCGATGTGCCTGACCTAGGTAGGCTACTAAAATTTTGCCTATCAAATACGTATTTCACGTTCCAGAAGAAATTTTATCGCCAAGTACACGGAGCAGCAATGGGTGCGTCGATTTCGGTCACAGTAGCCAACCTAACAATGGAGGCTATCGAAGCTCAAGCGTTGTCGTCGTTTACACCGGCACCTAAAGTCTTCCTCAgatatgtcgacgactgtttcaGCATTTTGCAAAGGAAGAACCTTGACCCTTTCACGGCTCACCTAAACAATATACAAGCAGCAATCAAGTTCACCGttgaagtggaatctgaagggcaactgccgtttctggacacccttgtgcagcgagatgggccaaacctgttattcaaggtgtttaggaagcacactcacacgggccgctacctaaactacagatcggtgcaccctgcttcgctaaagaggtctgttgtcggctctcttcttcgtcgggcaaaaaacgtgtgcacaacagccgaagaccacatggcggacaatgcacttgtgcggagggaattaatggcttgtggataccctgagtacgtcattgactcagtagggcgccagCTGGCTCGCACAGCACCCACGCAGTCTGGACCCCCTAAAAGACGGGCGTCGATTCCGTAtgtccccggcataagcgagactcttgcacgcgtcctgcggtcatatgacgtgcaggctgcgcacgtgccctcccggaaacttagacacgagctcgtgcatgtgaaagaccctttggaaaaggacaagttcccaggcgtggtgtatgtcattccgtgtgcggaTTGTCGGTACGTCTACGTAggtgaaaccggcaacttcaaaacaagacttaagcaacacatgaatgacgtccagaaacgacacgttgcatcaaatgccttggccgaacactgcgcagccacatcacataagattaactgggagaaatctcgtgtgattgccaaggagcgaaatcattcttcgcgtctttatcttgagtccctaatcatccaaaccacggcgcacactcttaatcgcaacgaaggcaatctgccgcccatgtatgccaggtgccttaatcatgttttgagacgcacataaaaaggggcgccagctctgccgcttctttcattgtgaacaaggctcccgtgggggagccgaaacgtaaataactcttttaaaccatttttggtcggtgtccagacctcttccttttaagtatgcatcatcccgaccagacgggcttccgtcatactctcaacttcaTCCATTTGCGACAGGCGTACGGCCAGCAAGTGATCACTGAAATTCGCCGGTTCGTCTCACTGACTACGCGCATTCTGGCATTCAACGGGCATCTGACGTTCAACCTTGCCTGCAAGTCCCAGGGTTTGATCCCGCGCTCGCTACGTCTTCACAGACCCGTGTCGACGAGATTTGGACTAAGCGTGGTTTCCAAGGCAGAACGGCATCTGTTGCAAGCGAGGATCATGGACTGCAGGGACCAAGTACGAAGACTTAGGAATGATGCTTTCTTTTCTCGGCGGCGTCTCGAGGATCACTGCCCAGAAGAGATGGCGCGCATACAATTGCATGCAAATTTTCAAGCCAATCTTCGCGCTCGGAAAGATGAGCAATGCCACGACAGGAAATTCGAAAGGCTGAAGCAGTGCCGCACAGCACGTCCACCAAGTGCCCTCAAAAACTCTGTGTACAACTTGTCCTCATACCAGCCTGACGGCTACGAAATGGCAGTTCTAAGTCTTGGTCTCAACTTCAACACGGGACCTGCAACGGACACGAAGAAAGTAATATGCGCCGCTGAGCGCGCTGTCAACTTGGTCGACCAATCCCGCCGTGACGAGGCTCGCACACGCGTTGTAAACGTATTGTCGAAGTTGCACGCCCAACCCACCGTGGACACCTTGTGCAAGCAAGAACGTGATGCCGTCAAGAGGTTGCAGGAGAACCGGGATATTGTCGTACTTCCCGCCGACAAGGGGAACGCTACTGTCCTTCTAGACAAGAGCAAATACATCGAAAAAATGTGCTTGCTATTGAGTGACGTTCACACGTACGCCAGCGTCGCAAGAGACCCGACACCCAAGCTTCAGAGGGATCTGCAGAAACTGCTCGCCGACGTCTTCCGTATGGTGCCGCCTCAGCACAAGCATTTGTACTACAGACTGATTTGCCACAATGGATCTGCCCCAGCAATATACGGCCTACCGAAAGTGCACAAGCCCGATGTTCCCCTGCGCCCCATTGTGGACTTCACACGTTCGCCGCTCCACAAGCTGTCAAATTTTCTTCACAGAATCATTTCGCCACTCGTTGGAAAACGTGCCACGCACATACGCAACACGTACGACTTCATTGAAAAGGTTAAAGGGACAAGCGTCCACCCCGATGAAGTCTTAGTTTCTTTTGACGTGGTCTCACTGTTTACAAGCGTACCAATAGACATGGCCGTGGAAGTTTGCGTCGCCGCCCTTGACGAAGACCCGACGTTGCCTGACAGATCCCCCATCGATGTGCCTGACCTAGGTAGGCTACTAAAATTTTGCCTATCAAATACGTATTTCACGTTCCAGAAGAAATTTTATCGCCAAGTACACGGAGCAGCAATGGGTGCGTCGATTTCGGTCACAGTAGCCAACCTAACAATGGAGGCTATCGAAGCTCAAGCGTTGTCGTCGTTTACACCGGCACCTAAAGTCTTCCTCAgatatgtcgacgactgtttcaGCATTTTGCAAAGGAAGAACCTTGACCCTTTCACGGCTCACCTAAACAATATACAAGCAGCAATCAAGTTCACCGttgaagtggaatctgaagggcaactgccgtttctggacacccttgtgcagcgagatgggccaaacctgttattcaaggtgtttaggaagcacactcacacgggccgctacctaaactacagatcggtgcaccctgcttcgcaaaagaggtctgttgtcggatctcttcttcgtcgggcaaaaaacgtgtgcacaacagccgaagaccacatggcggacaatgcacttgtgcggagggaattaatggcttgtggataccctgagtacgtcattgactcagtagggcgccagCTGGCTCGCACAGCACCCACGCAGTCTGGACCCCCTAAAAGACGGGCTTCGATTCCGTAtgtccccggcataagcgagactcttgcacgcgt is a window encoding:
- the LOC140214473 gene encoding uncharacterized protein, with the translated sequence MAVEVCVAALDEDPTLPDRSPIDVPDLDEQCHDRKFERLKQCRTARPPSALKNSVYNLSSYQPDGYEMAVLSLGLNFNTGPATDTKKVICAAERAVNLVDQSRRDEARTRVVNVLSKLHAQPTVDTLCKQERDAVKRLQENRDIVVLPADKGNATVLLDKSKYIEKMCLLLSDVHTYASVARDPTPKLQRDLQKLLADVFRMVPPQHKHLYYRLICHNGSAPAIYGLPKVHKPDVPLRPIVDFTRSPLHKLSNFLHRIISPLVGKRATHIRNTYDFIEKVKGTSVHPDEVLVSFDVVSLFTSVPIDMAVEVCVAALDEDPTLPDRSPIDVPDL